The following are from one region of the Microbacterium paraoxydans genome:
- a CDS encoding amidase, giving the protein MIGVVEASIADLRRALETGAATSVALVQAYLARIDAYDAPGTETALNAVVVRNPDALAEAAASDARRAARHSLGPLDGIPYTAKDSYLVAGLTAACGSPAFADLVAQRDAFTIERLRAGGAICLGLTNMPPMANGGMQRGVYGRAESPYSANWLTSAFGSGSSNGSGTATAASFAAFGLGEETWSSGRAPASNNALCAYTPSRGVISVRGNWPLVPTMDVVVPHTRTMADLFEVLDVIVADDADVRGDFWRAQPWVRIPAASEVRPASYRDLAVADPRSALAGRRFGVPRMYVNADPDAGTGTTIGGATGQRIVTRASVIDLWEPARRDLEDAGAHVVDVDFPVVTNYEGDRAGAPTVRTRGLVSERFLRSEIEDLSAWAWDDFLRANGDPALDRLELVDGARIFPHPEGALPDRYTGFDDEIAGYPALVRQRPYASFTDIPHLEEGVRGLEETRRIDLEEWMDALGLDAVIFPAVADVGPADMDVNPASADAGWRNGVWVANGNLAIRHLGIPTVTVPMGTTADIGMPVGLTIAGRGWDDSALLRLAAAFEATGERRTAPPRTPALPGQELP; this is encoded by the coding sequence ATGATCGGCGTGGTCGAAGCATCCATCGCGGACCTGCGGCGAGCGCTCGAGACCGGTGCGGCTACGAGCGTCGCGCTGGTGCAGGCCTATCTCGCCCGCATCGACGCGTACGACGCACCCGGCACCGAGACCGCACTCAACGCGGTCGTCGTCCGCAACCCCGACGCCCTCGCCGAAGCCGCGGCGTCCGATGCCCGCAGGGCGGCCCGGCACTCGCTCGGCCCGCTGGACGGCATCCCGTACACGGCGAAGGACAGCTACCTCGTCGCCGGGCTCACCGCGGCATGCGGATCCCCGGCGTTCGCGGATCTGGTCGCGCAGCGGGACGCGTTCACGATCGAACGGCTCAGGGCCGGCGGGGCGATCTGCCTCGGCCTGACCAACATGCCGCCGATGGCGAACGGCGGGATGCAGCGCGGTGTGTACGGACGGGCGGAGAGCCCGTACAGCGCCAACTGGCTGACCAGTGCATTCGGATCCGGCTCCTCCAACGGATCGGGTACCGCGACCGCCGCGAGCTTCGCTGCCTTCGGACTCGGCGAGGAGACCTGGTCGAGCGGTCGGGCACCGGCGTCGAACAACGCCCTCTGTGCATACACGCCCAGCCGCGGCGTCATCTCGGTGCGCGGCAACTGGCCGCTGGTGCCCACGATGGACGTCGTGGTGCCGCATACCCGTACGATGGCCGATCTCTTCGAGGTGCTCGACGTGATCGTCGCCGACGACGCCGACGTCCGCGGCGACTTCTGGCGCGCCCAGCCGTGGGTGCGTATCCCTGCCGCATCCGAGGTGCGTCCGGCGTCGTACCGCGACCTCGCCGTGGCCGACCCTCGTTCCGCTCTCGCCGGCCGGCGCTTCGGCGTGCCGCGCATGTACGTCAATGCCGATCCGGATGCCGGCACCGGCACCACCATCGGAGGCGCGACCGGGCAGCGCATCGTGACCAGGGCGTCCGTCATCGACCTCTGGGAGCCGGCGCGCCGAGACCTCGAAGACGCCGGCGCCCACGTGGTCGACGTCGACTTCCCGGTCGTCACCAACTACGAGGGCGACCGCGCCGGGGCGCCGACCGTGCGCACCAGGGGACTGGTGTCCGAGCGGTTCCTGCGCTCCGAGATCGAGGATCTCTCCGCATGGGCGTGGGACGACTTCCTGCGCGCGAACGGCGACCCCGCGCTCGATCGGCTCGAACTCGTCGACGGCGCGCGCATCTTCCCGCATCCGGAAGGTGCCCTCCCGGATCGCTACACCGGCTTCGATGACGAGATCGCCGGGTATCCGGCCCTCGTCCGCCAGCGCCCGTACGCGTCATTCACCGACATCCCGCATCTCGAGGAGGGCGTGCGCGGGCTCGAGGAGACCCGTCGCATCGACCTCGAGGAGTGGATGGACGCGCTCGGCCTCGACGCCGTGATCTTCCCCGCCGTCGCCGACGTCGGCCCCGCCGACATGGACGTGAATCCGGCATCCGCCGACGCCGGTTGGCGCAACGGTGTGTGGGTCGCGAACGGGAATCTCGCGATCCGACATCTCGGCATCCCGACCGTCACGGTGCCGATGGGCACGACGGCAGACATCGGGATGCCGGTGGGTCTGACCATCGCGGGCCGCGGCTGGGACGACTCCGCCCTGCTGCGCCTCGCCGCCGCGTTCGAGGCGACCGGCGAGCGCCGTACTGCACCGCCGCGCACTCCCGCTCTTCCCGGACAGGAACTCCCGTGA
- a CDS encoding agmatine deiminase family protein has translation MGWRMPHEGERHERSWMAFPRVGVTLGDGAAWRDTAYRAWTDVALAIAEFEPVTMVVDPTEMARARDMLGSAVEIVESPLDEFWMRDFGPTFVLDDDRPGVLGAVDWIFNGWGAPAWAEWQVSAGVARIVAAHVGAEHISSVLVNEGGGIHVDGEGTVLLTETVQLDPNRNPYADRGRAEAELARTIGATTAIWLPRGLTRDYDEFGTNGHVDIVAAFAAPGRVLLHRQDDAGHPDHVVTRELKAFLQDQTDAAGRPLEIIDVPAPETLRDDEGYVDWSYINHLVVNDAVIACGFGEDAADARARDILGSAYPGRQIVTVDARPIFARGGGIHCITQQQPAPTEAPA, from the coding sequence ATGGGCTGGCGGATGCCGCACGAGGGCGAACGGCACGAACGCAGCTGGATGGCGTTTCCGCGCGTGGGCGTCACCCTGGGCGACGGTGCTGCCTGGCGCGACACGGCGTACCGCGCGTGGACCGACGTCGCCCTGGCGATCGCCGAGTTCGAACCGGTGACGATGGTCGTGGACCCGACCGAGATGGCGCGGGCGCGGGACATGCTCGGCTCGGCCGTCGAGATCGTCGAGTCGCCGCTGGACGAGTTCTGGATGCGCGACTTCGGCCCGACCTTCGTCCTCGACGACGATCGGCCGGGCGTCCTCGGCGCGGTCGACTGGATCTTCAACGGCTGGGGTGCGCCCGCGTGGGCCGAGTGGCAGGTGTCGGCCGGCGTCGCGCGCATCGTCGCTGCACACGTCGGAGCCGAGCACATCAGTTCGGTGCTCGTGAACGAGGGCGGCGGCATCCATGTCGACGGCGAGGGCACGGTGCTGCTCACCGAGACCGTGCAGCTCGACCCGAACCGCAATCCCTACGCCGACAGGGGCCGCGCCGAAGCCGAACTCGCACGCACGATCGGCGCGACCACAGCCATCTGGCTGCCGCGAGGCCTCACGCGCGACTACGACGAGTTCGGCACCAACGGGCACGTCGACATCGTCGCCGCGTTCGCCGCTCCGGGCCGGGTGCTGCTGCACCGCCAGGACGACGCGGGACACCCCGACCACGTCGTCACGCGGGAGCTGAAGGCGTTCCTGCAAGACCAGACGGATGCCGCGGGCCGCCCGCTCGAGATCATCGACGTCCCCGCCCCCGAGACCCTCCGCGACGACGAGGGGTACGTGGACTGGAGCTACATCAACCACCTCGTGGTGAACGACGCGGTGATCGCGTGCGGGTTCGGTGAGGACGCCGCCGATGCCCGCGCGCGGGACATCCTCGGGTCCGCGTACCCCGGGCGACAGATCGTGACCGTCGACGCGCGCCCGATCTTCGCGCGCGGCGGCGGCATCCACTGCATCACCCAGCAGCAGCCGGCACCGACCGAGGCACCCGCATGA
- a CDS encoding TetR/AcrR family transcriptional regulator: protein MSTSDTRPRTRKTPEQRAGEIYDAAIAIAREKGLSALTLRAVAGRAGVAPGLVSHYASSMDELVARTFRELTASELDDVRTQAETESEPAARMARMISTVLSSGHDDITLVWVDAWSLGRGSAALSVAIDEQMSAWQSFVAQLIEEGRSSGVFRTDDTDAVAWQILAMIDGIAAHALTRRTDAALFAARLAQACETLVGAAPGKIAELLPTH, encoded by the coding sequence ATGTCAACATCCGATACGCGTCCACGGACCAGGAAGACTCCGGAGCAGCGCGCCGGCGAGATCTACGACGCCGCGATCGCGATCGCCAGGGAGAAGGGACTGTCCGCGCTGACGCTGCGGGCGGTCGCCGGCAGGGCAGGGGTGGCGCCGGGGCTCGTCTCGCACTACGCATCGAGCATGGACGAGTTGGTCGCGCGCACCTTCCGCGAGCTGACGGCATCCGAACTGGACGACGTCCGCACCCAGGCCGAGACCGAGAGCGAGCCGGCAGCACGGATGGCACGGATGATCTCCACGGTCCTCAGCAGTGGCCACGACGACATCACGCTCGTGTGGGTGGACGCCTGGTCCCTCGGCCGCGGCAGTGCAGCGCTGTCGGTGGCCATCGACGAGCAGATGAGCGCCTGGCAGTCGTTCGTCGCGCAGCTCATCGAGGAGGGCCGGAGCTCCGGCGTGTTCCGCACCGACGACACGGATGCCGTGGCCTGGCAGATCCTCGCCATGATCGACGGCATCGCAGCGCATGCGCTGACGCGCCGTACCGACGCCGCGCTGTTCGCCGCTCGGTTGGCACAGGCCTGCGAGACGCTGGTCGGTGCGGCCCCGGGGAAGATCGCGGAGCTTCTTCCGACGCACTGA
- a CDS encoding RES family NAD+ phosphorylase, with translation MEESDFYGISGMKETVCLSHITDDVLRGALGEVADKFECSFCPRTSERSTEPFAVAMDELGSRVWDVVTWLYQWTDGGGDPWQYEEEYDDTYVVYETVEEAIDPAYAMQVVECLIAATSSSDSWIPSDTIDPSMLGWDAYSATVRTESRFVVIGASDRPGFEDEPPARIGRFLASLLAYVESDLVVELPAGSRLYRGRMTDDARGLLDKVHAEPSTQLGSAPSNLAKNGRLSPPGISLFYSADDLQVAIAEIALHSEYDEAIMGAFRTTRVLRILDFTRPLTTLPSIFATDDDSRRRWMFARFKKHFTDMITAPVVLDGREAFDYTPTQVVAEWLRWVPVDHIDGIAWPSHLTDKLNAEAEPGEPILQEEGKDDSTHPRNIALFYGHGTDFQSDPPTTAELARLNQRHPTLTLSTDDITMHRVVRSVRAQEIEQVDEDWDDPNPMFMTSGW, from the coding sequence GTGGAGGAATCGGATTTCTACGGCATCAGCGGAATGAAAGAGACCGTCTGCCTGAGCCACATCACAGACGACGTGTTGCGCGGCGCTCTCGGCGAAGTCGCCGATAAGTTTGAATGCTCGTTCTGCCCGCGAACGTCCGAGCGCTCCACGGAGCCTTTCGCCGTCGCCATGGATGAACTCGGATCTCGGGTTTGGGACGTGGTCACGTGGCTGTACCAGTGGACGGATGGGGGCGGAGACCCATGGCAGTACGAGGAGGAGTACGACGACACCTACGTGGTCTACGAGACCGTCGAGGAAGCTATTGATCCTGCATACGCCATGCAAGTCGTCGAATGTCTGATTGCAGCAACCAGCTCCTCGGATTCCTGGATTCCGAGTGACACCATCGACCCGTCGATGCTTGGCTGGGACGCCTACTCCGCGACGGTCCGAACGGAGAGTCGATTCGTCGTCATCGGAGCATCTGATCGGCCTGGCTTCGAGGACGAACCCCCAGCGAGAATCGGAAGGTTCCTCGCATCGCTGCTTGCATACGTCGAGTCCGACCTGGTGGTGGAGCTGCCAGCGGGATCGAGACTGTACCGCGGACGCATGACCGACGATGCTCGCGGTCTACTCGACAAAGTGCACGCTGAACCAAGTACCCAGCTAGGGTCCGCGCCATCTAACCTCGCGAAGAACGGTCGCCTTTCGCCGCCTGGGATCAGCCTCTTCTATTCAGCCGATGACCTGCAAGTCGCAATCGCTGAGATCGCTCTGCACTCCGAATACGACGAGGCCATCATGGGCGCGTTCAGAACCACGAGGGTACTGAGGATACTCGACTTCACTCGGCCGCTGACGACGCTGCCGAGCATCTTCGCAACGGATGACGACAGTCGGAGACGCTGGATGTTCGCCCGCTTCAAGAAGCACTTCACAGACATGATCACCGCCCCTGTAGTGCTCGACGGAAGAGAAGCGTTCGACTACACGCCCACGCAGGTCGTCGCGGAGTGGCTGCGATGGGTTCCGGTCGATCACATCGACGGCATCGCGTGGCCGTCCCATCTCACAGACAAGCTCAACGCCGAGGCCGAACCAGGTGAACCGATCCTCCAAGAGGAGGGCAAAGACGACAGTACCCACCCCCGCAACATCGCGCTGTTCTATGGCCACGGCACAGACTTTCAGTCAGATCCACCGACTACAGCCGAACTGGCTCGTCTGAATCAGCGGCATCCGACACTCACGCTATCTACGGATGACATCACCATGCACAGGGTTGTCCGCAGCGTTCGAGCGCAAGAGATCGAGCAGGTCGACGAGGACTGGGACGATCCCAACCCGATGTTCATGACTTCTGGCTGGTAG
- a CDS encoding DUF3320 domain-containing protein has translation MGTTTETRAALKTWREGLIGLDRRSRLLRFRAPRTSSLSFDAPSADAILDLLRSGKLQSFVGDLIDPDTGEARPARAGALLHVPRADAEIGPVVRTLMRRANEEFLDRGLSVLYVAFGMLKWQDVDKTDMTSPIYLLPVELVPEGPRATPRIKGGQDDAVLNPALPLRLNEFGITLPTYEEVEGLTVSEILSRFTTALGKAKDFKDWSLEPEVHLATFSFAKEAMYKDLLDNEATIIDHPVVRALANGDPTTQSDEFQFDPVDPADIDEVAPPERTPLVLDADSSQRAAVAAALGGRSFVMDGPPGTGKSQTIANMIGALMHAGKSVLFVSEKIAALDVVKNRLKDSGLESYLLELHSHKTNRKDVASELLRTLDNVAQPPHAMTAPSRSALEDRRRRLNSYAVAMNERRSPLQASLHDVLGELAELVHVPVAPAPGRPPLQLSEEGRAALGDTLSRLERTWRPAAQGTTFLWRAVTDPSSLESRLYSAASTLEELQGTIRLNDDVVDSFGLRTPRQTTTLMELLDLQHIHRPGFVNDAWLTAVDQTSIHADRQRLGDLVATYQRAADLVIELAGVSYDQLPIDFPAHPEAITVHGAIDLAGLTAQTLRGTADAFAARAASLTAAITAVGNLAHLVGVAAPTSFTDADRVVRLTEIHREFPGIEAAWLTPSGLHAARNAASALRLEALALERSESQASGLFTPSALTAPLRDLQDRFANLHTGLRKLSGAYRTDKKALGALLADAKEVKSGIAHLSDAIAWSDAVGRFEAAGIASGHLLGRWWQGRSTDWDAVDRYLGAAAEIITLSGDAVSRSTVTYLASTTVDPTEAAVSDSVRLELASWRASVASPPALAGRPELLVEPPATSVAWLSAHIAPMRSAAERIESVSARTNRNHTLGDAEAIIAAVQDARAWTRELDSAATELSAQFGHLYQGARTDLTVVDMALGWAERVRELAGAALSPHQVSALVQSSPVGSLESVLRKWESARDEILNAFGSSRTDELREDFGDFVTAFELLRDFQSDTIGQQEWFDYQAIRAELRELDLDETVNFCIEQRLQAADVPKVIERALLRAWADEHIRTDTRLHPLLAADREALVAEFQKLDREIVAAATSDIIKAANTRRPANTSLGEPALIRREGMKQKRHMAVRNLITQARTAIQAIKPVFMMSPLAVSQYLPHDLKFDVVIFDEASQVTPGDSINCIYRGRSFILAGDDKQLPPSQFFERAVESDDSDEDDSDVKDFTSILELAKSSGAFRNLGLRWHYRSRHEALIAFSNYRFYEGHLVTYPSAQDEGPDVGVEFFHVDGMYRRGGGADNPKEAKAVAERVIQHYRTRPGLSLGVVTFSVAQADAVVAAVDELRTQHRDLDPHFDKSDRLNGFFVRSLESVQGDERDVIVFSIGYGPDEAGKISTNFGVLNKDKGWRRLNVGVTRARQRIEVVASMDAGDIPPSMNENVEALRAYLDFARRGISTLGTQASVTGLMPDSPFEESVIRAIQSWGYVVEPQVGAAGFRIDIGVRHPAKPGSFALGVECDGYQYHSAPAARDRDRLRDQVLSGLGWTLHRIWGTGWYRDRHQEEERLRAAIEAAVAGTTTRQRNFTIPRAAVETAAAEADVPFAWAVDYVEAKPVQLPHWVQPAEPGNHLHLVEPLKTLVQVEGPVHLDTVSERIREWWSVGRVTARLKDNIDLAITKAGLARDGDFVDVQGRTVTKVRSRDHNRKPDQVHLDEFALAAEMLVRDVGGASRSEVVNAVARQFGWTRTGAIVDQRVNAAVDRAIARGVLAESGDTLSAAPSK, from the coding sequence ATGGGCACTACCACGGAGACTCGTGCTGCGTTGAAGACATGGCGCGAGGGGCTCATCGGACTGGATCGACGAAGCCGTCTCCTCCGCTTCAGGGCTCCCAGGACATCCTCGCTGAGCTTCGATGCTCCCTCCGCGGATGCCATCCTCGATCTGCTCCGTTCCGGAAAGCTCCAGAGCTTCGTTGGCGATCTCATTGACCCGGATACCGGTGAGGCGAGACCGGCGCGTGCTGGAGCTCTCCTTCACGTTCCTCGCGCAGACGCGGAGATCGGTCCTGTGGTCCGCACTCTGATGCGCCGCGCGAACGAAGAGTTCCTCGACCGCGGGCTTTCCGTGCTCTACGTCGCTTTCGGAATGCTGAAGTGGCAGGACGTGGACAAGACGGACATGACCAGTCCGATCTATCTGCTCCCTGTTGAGTTGGTCCCGGAAGGGCCTCGAGCTACCCCGAGGATCAAGGGTGGTCAGGACGACGCCGTCCTCAACCCTGCCCTTCCGCTTCGTCTCAATGAGTTCGGGATCACTCTTCCGACGTACGAGGAGGTCGAGGGGCTGACCGTGTCGGAGATCCTGAGCCGCTTCACCACAGCACTCGGCAAGGCGAAGGATTTCAAGGACTGGAGCCTGGAACCCGAAGTCCACCTCGCAACGTTCTCGTTCGCCAAGGAGGCCATGTACAAGGACCTCCTCGACAACGAAGCGACCATCATCGACCACCCGGTGGTCCGTGCTCTGGCGAACGGTGACCCCACGACTCAGAGCGATGAGTTCCAGTTCGACCCTGTCGATCCCGCGGACATCGACGAGGTCGCCCCGCCGGAGCGCACACCACTCGTACTGGACGCGGATTCCTCTCAACGTGCCGCCGTCGCAGCTGCTCTGGGCGGACGCAGCTTCGTGATGGACGGACCGCCAGGAACGGGTAAGTCTCAAACCATCGCCAACATGATCGGCGCGCTCATGCACGCCGGCAAGTCGGTGCTCTTCGTCTCGGAGAAGATCGCCGCGCTCGATGTGGTGAAGAACCGCCTCAAAGACAGCGGTCTCGAGAGTTACCTGCTCGAGCTGCACTCCCACAAGACGAACCGCAAGGACGTCGCATCCGAACTCCTCCGCACCCTCGACAACGTCGCCCAGCCACCCCACGCGATGACCGCCCCATCTCGGTCAGCCCTTGAAGACCGCCGCCGCCGACTCAACTCCTACGCGGTGGCGATGAACGAGCGCCGCTCACCGCTGCAGGCATCGCTTCACGATGTCCTCGGTGAACTCGCCGAGCTCGTCCACGTGCCGGTCGCGCCCGCTCCGGGTCGCCCACCTCTCCAGCTGTCAGAAGAGGGACGCGCAGCACTCGGCGACACTCTCAGCCGCCTCGAACGAACATGGCGCCCCGCAGCACAAGGCACGACTTTCCTATGGCGCGCTGTCACAGATCCCTCCTCGCTCGAATCGCGCCTCTACTCCGCGGCCAGCACCCTGGAAGAGCTTCAAGGCACGATTCGCCTCAATGACGATGTCGTCGATTCGTTCGGACTGCGCACACCCCGACAAACGACGACCTTGATGGAGTTGCTGGATCTCCAACACATTCACCGACCCGGTTTCGTCAACGACGCATGGCTGACCGCAGTCGACCAGACTTCCATCCACGCAGATCGTCAACGACTTGGCGATCTCGTCGCCACGTATCAGCGAGCCGCTGACCTCGTCATCGAGCTGGCGGGTGTCAGTTACGACCAGCTGCCCATCGACTTCCCCGCGCACCCAGAGGCCATTACCGTTCATGGGGCAATTGACCTCGCCGGGCTCACCGCGCAGACGCTGAGAGGCACCGCAGACGCGTTCGCAGCCCGGGCGGCATCGCTCACCGCTGCGATCACCGCCGTCGGCAACCTCGCTCACCTCGTCGGTGTGGCCGCCCCTACCTCCTTCACTGACGCAGACCGTGTCGTGCGCCTCACTGAAATACATCGCGAGTTCCCCGGCATCGAAGCCGCTTGGCTCACACCCTCCGGGCTTCATGCGGCCCGTAACGCCGCAAGCGCTCTTCGTCTTGAAGCTCTCGCGCTCGAGCGCAGCGAATCCCAGGCGAGCGGACTCTTCACCCCGAGCGCTCTCACGGCACCACTGCGGGATCTCCAGGACCGCTTCGCCAACCTCCACACCGGACTCCGAAAACTGTCCGGCGCGTACCGTACCGACAAGAAGGCGCTCGGAGCCCTCCTCGCCGACGCGAAGGAGGTGAAGTCAGGCATCGCCCACCTTTCGGATGCCATCGCCTGGTCCGATGCCGTGGGAAGGTTCGAGGCAGCCGGCATCGCATCCGGACACCTACTCGGGCGATGGTGGCAGGGACGGTCTACCGACTGGGACGCAGTCGACCGCTACCTCGGAGCGGCCGCGGAAATCATCACCCTCAGCGGCGACGCGGTCTCCCGCTCAACGGTCACCTACCTGGCTTCCACGACGGTTGACCCCACAGAGGCGGCAGTTTCAGACTCCGTGCGTCTCGAGCTCGCCAGCTGGCGAGCAAGCGTTGCATCGCCTCCTGCCCTGGCCGGGCGACCGGAACTACTCGTCGAACCACCGGCGACCTCGGTCGCCTGGCTGTCCGCTCACATCGCCCCCATGAGAAGCGCCGCTGAACGGATCGAGTCGGTGTCGGCCCGCACCAACAGAAACCACACTCTTGGAGATGCTGAAGCGATCATCGCTGCAGTCCAGGATGCGCGCGCTTGGACGCGAGAACTGGACTCGGCGGCCACCGAACTGAGCGCCCAGTTCGGACACCTCTACCAAGGCGCCCGCACCGACCTCACCGTCGTGGACATGGCCCTCGGCTGGGCGGAGAGAGTTCGCGAGCTCGCGGGCGCTGCACTTTCACCTCACCAAGTTTCTGCTCTGGTCCAATCCTCTCCCGTCGGCAGCCTTGAGTCCGTCCTCCGGAAGTGGGAGAGCGCGCGAGACGAGATCCTCAACGCGTTCGGCTCGTCGCGGACGGACGAGCTGCGGGAAGACTTCGGCGACTTCGTAACTGCCTTCGAACTTCTGCGCGACTTCCAGTCCGACACCATCGGTCAACAGGAGTGGTTCGACTATCAGGCAATCCGCGCCGAGCTTCGCGAACTCGACCTCGATGAGACCGTCAACTTCTGCATCGAGCAGCGCTTGCAGGCTGCGGACGTTCCCAAAGTCATCGAGCGTGCCTTGCTGCGGGCGTGGGCGGACGAGCACATTCGGACTGACACCCGCTTGCATCCACTGCTCGCCGCAGACCGAGAAGCTCTCGTCGCCGAGTTCCAGAAGCTCGACCGAGAGATCGTCGCAGCAGCCACCAGCGACATCATCAAAGCCGCGAACACGCGGCGGCCCGCAAACACCTCGTTGGGAGAGCCCGCCCTCATCCGGCGGGAGGGCATGAAGCAGAAACGCCACATGGCGGTTCGCAACCTCATCACCCAGGCGCGTACAGCGATTCAAGCCATCAAGCCCGTCTTCATGATGTCTCCACTCGCGGTCTCGCAGTACCTTCCGCACGATCTGAAGTTCGACGTCGTCATCTTCGACGAGGCATCCCAGGTCACCCCAGGCGACTCCATCAACTGCATCTACCGCGGCAGATCGTTCATCCTCGCCGGGGACGACAAACAGCTCCCGCCCTCCCAGTTCTTCGAACGGGCGGTGGAATCCGACGACTCCGACGAAGATGACTCTGACGTCAAAGACTTCACTTCGATCCTCGAACTCGCCAAATCCTCCGGCGCCTTCCGAAACCTGGGCCTGCGGTGGCATTACAGGTCGCGTCACGAAGCGCTCATCGCGTTCTCGAACTATCGGTTCTATGAAGGACACCTTGTCACCTACCCGTCCGCACAGGACGAAGGACCAGACGTCGGGGTCGAGTTCTTCCACGTAGACGGGATGTATCGCCGAGGCGGAGGAGCAGACAACCCGAAGGAAGCCAAAGCCGTCGCCGAGAGAGTCATTCAGCACTACCGGACAAGACCCGGTCTCTCCCTCGGCGTCGTCACCTTCTCCGTCGCGCAGGCCGACGCCGTTGTCGCGGCCGTCGACGAACTTCGCACGCAGCACAGAGATCTCGACCCTCACTTTGACAAGAGCGACCGACTCAACGGATTCTTCGTCAGGTCACTCGAGTCGGTCCAAGGCGACGAACGCGACGTCATCGTCTTCTCCATCGGGTACGGCCCAGACGAAGCGGGCAAGATCTCGACCAACTTCGGTGTCCTCAACAAGGACAAGGGATGGCGTCGCCTCAACGTGGGAGTCACCCGCGCAAGGCAACGCATCGAGGTCGTCGCATCCATGGACGCAGGCGACATCCCACCCTCCATGAACGAGAACGTCGAAGCCCTGCGCGCGTACCTCGACTTCGCCCGCAGAGGTATCTCCACGCTCGGCACACAAGCCTCCGTGACAGGCCTCATGCCCGACTCCCCGTTCGAAGAGTCCGTGATCCGGGCGATACAGTCCTGGGGCTACGTCGTTGAGCCCCAAGTCGGAGCCGCTGGCTTCCGCATTGACATCGGTGTGCGACATCCCGCCAAGCCCGGCTCCTTCGCCCTCGGCGTCGAATGTGACGGCTACCAGTACCACTCGGCACCCGCCGCACGTGACCGGGATCGGCTCAGGGACCAAGTGCTCTCAGGCCTCGGGTGGACCCTTCACCGGATCTGGGGCACCGGCTGGTACCGAGATCGTCATCAGGAAGAAGAACGCCTCCGCGCTGCCATCGAAGCCGCAGTCGCGGGAACAACGACCCGTCAGCGGAACTTCACCATTCCACGTGCGGCGGTGGAGACCGCCGCAGCGGAAGCAGACGTCCCCTTCGCGTGGGCTGTCGACTACGTCGAAGCGAAACCCGTCCAGTTGCCGCACTGGGTCCAGCCGGCAGAGCCCGGCAACCACCTCCACCTGGTCGAACCCCTCAAAACCCTCGTTCAGGTTGAAGGTCCTGTTCACCTCGACACCGTCAGCGAGCGCATCCGAGAATGGTGGTCCGTCGGCCGAGTTACCGCCCGGCTCAAGGACAACATCGACCTAGCAATCACCAAAGCGGGCCTCGCCCGAGATGGCGATTTCGTCGATGTGCAGGGCCGCACGGTAACGAAGGTGCGGTCACGCGACCACAACCGCAAACCAGACCAGGTCCACCTCGATGAGTTCGCGCTCGCCGCCGAGATGCTCGTACGAGATGTCGGCGGAGCGTCACGTTCAGAGGTGGTGAATGCCGTCGCGCGCCAGTTCGGCTGGACACGGACGGGCGCCATCGTAGACCAGCGCGTGAATGCAGCTGTCGACCGCGCTATTGCCCGCGGGGTTCTCGCCGAATCCGGCGATACCTTGTCTGCAGCACCTTCTAAGTAG